The genomic region ATGGTGCTTGAAGTTGCGCCGATATCCACCAGAGTATCAGCTCCGCCTACTATTATGCCCCCTGCTGTCATAAGGGATGTTGATCCCCCTGCAAGAGCACCAAGACTGCCGCCTGTGGATATCACTCCCGCAACGAACAGTCCTGTTTTGCAGACTGTTTTGGTTGCCATTGCCGCCTTCATCAGATTGTCATACATCTCCGCATCGGCTTCGGCATCGGAATTTATTATCTGTTTCGCAAGTTCAAGCTGTTCGTTGGCCTGCTGTGCGTCCACACCCAGCTGTGCCGCCAGACCTCTTATCTTCTTGCCCGCCGGATATGCATCGAAACTGCCTATAAGCTCCTCTGCCCAGTCCTGAGGCGACTGCTCAGCCCTTGAGGCTATCCGCTTTTTCTCTTTCGCCTCAACTGCGGCGGCTATGGCTTCGGCTTTCCCTGCCGTTGCTTCGGCCTGCGCCCATGCGGCCAGTGCATCGTCTATCAGGGTTTTAAGCTCTTCCCTGTCCGCATTTGAAAAGTCGTATGTTATGAATTTCTCTGTTTTCAGTCTCGCCAGAACGTACTGACGAACGGCTATCGCTCCGGCCTTTTCCGCCGCCGCTCTGTCTCCGCTCACCTGAGGAAGGGAGACACTCTGCTTTGTTGCAGGCTCGGCTGTGCCGGAGCCCCCTCCGCATCCCGAAAGGATGAAAACGGAGATAAGACCGCTTAATGCCAATATCAAAACCCTTCTCATGTCGGCCACCTCTTTTCTTCAAGTGTAGAAGATTAAAGCCGCAAAAGCATCATCCGGAAGGCTGAAATTGAGTAGTACTAAAGTATGAAACGGTTATTTCTGACGGTTTGACAGGAGGATACTGATCAGCTCCGCACGGGTTGCCACACCGAACTTTGAAAAGATATTCCGGACATGAGACTTCACCGTGCTCTCGCTTATGAAGAGGGAATCCGCAATGGCCTTGTTTGATTTTCCTGAGAGAATGAGAGGAAGCACCTCCTGCTCCCTTGCTGTGAGGGGTTCCGGAGGGGTTATCACAGGTGTTTCGTCTGCTGTTTCATCCATAAGATATGCGTGGTTTCTAAGCCTGCGAACAAGCACCGTGTTCACAAGAGGGAGCATTGCCAGAGTAACGCACACAACAGACAGGGCTATCACCGCCACCTCCGAATCGGGAAATTCCGCCGAGGTTATCGCCATCCCCGCCGCACCTCCTGTCAGAATGCCCAGAACGTTTGCGGACAGGTTTATCCCGAAAGTTTTCGCAGGGTTTTCAGTATGCTCCATCATCTCGCCTATGATGCTCCACCAGAACAGATCGAATATGCCGCAGGCTCCCAGCATAAGAGTGTTCACCGCCAGATAGTCGGCAACTCCCCTGCCCAGAACCATAAACAGTATGAACGACAGAATTATAAGCCCCATGCCGATATAGAGCACCACAAACCTTTTAACCCTGTCGGGCAGGTTGCGCATTATAAGCAGTGCACCGATGTAGGGAACCGACCAGTACCAGCTTGTAAGGGAGGAAAGATGCCCGAATGCGGGGTTCATCACCTGATACATAAGACCTGAGTTGATGGTGATTATGAAGACGAAAAGAAAAAGAACTACCATAGGTTTTCTCGTATCCCACACAGGCGCAGGTCTTTTTTCAGAGAGAACCTGCTCAGCCGGAAGCCGCCTGATAAGCAGCATACCCGACCCCACAAAAATCAGCGACAGAACCAGTCCGGCATAGTGTGAAACCTGGACGGCAGTGATATTTATTATTATCATCAGCAAATTTGAAAATATGAGCACATCTGCACATGTTTTTATGCGTCTGTTTGCAGGTGTGAACGCTTTAAGAAAATAGCCCCATGCGGCAACTGCACATCCGGAGGCGTATCCCCCTGCGGCCAGTGCGGCGATCCAGAGAAAATTCGGCGGAAAGAAAAAGGGAACGGTTATGATGAAACAGACGGCCATTCCCGCAAGAACGGTGCGCTTTGCCTGATTAAGACTGCGGACGAAAAAACCGCAGGAGACCAGTCCTGCGAAATGCGCAATTATTGCAATAATTACATACCGGCCTTCATATGCGCCGTGATATTCCATGACGCTGTAAAGCACCCTCCCCTCAAAGAGAAAGGACAGCAGATATGAAAAAACAAGGGAAAAACCGGCCACAGAAACCACTCTGCTGTTGAACATTTAACCCTCTTTTCAGATTCGCAGAAATATACAACAGTAGTTTAGCGGCTATATGAACCTTAGTCAAAACAAAATGAAACCAGTGTTCGCAGTGACGTTATTTCAGTCACTCTGAGGTTTCAGCCGAAGAGTCTCTGCATTTGAAACTTTCTCCAGAGTCTGCGAAGCATATAAGCCTCAATTATTTATCTATGGCGACTTCGACTTCAACAGGTTTCAAAATTCTTATAACTTCGCTCACCGCAATATTCACCAGAAAGCCCCTCTTGCCGCCGTTTATAAATATTCTGGGCAGATCGGCTATGGTCTTTTCCATATAAACCTTCATCGCCCTTTTTGTGCCGAAGGGGGATGTTCCGCCCACCAGATATCCGGTGTGTCTGTTAGCCGTGTCAGGCTCGCAGGGTTTTAAGGTTTTAACGTTTATATCTCTGGCAAGCTTCTTTAGGGATATCTCCTTGTCACCGTGCATAAGCACCACAATGGGGGTCTTGGTATCATCCTCAAGGATGATCGTCTTTATTACGGTGTGTATGTCCGCACCCAGAGACTCGCTTGAGTGTTTTGTGCCGCCTTTTTCAACATAGTCGTAAAGGTGCGGCTCAAACTCCGCCTTGTTGTCCCTCAGAACCCTTACGGCCTGTGTTACCGGATATTTCTCCTTAGACATGATCAGAGCACCGAAGGCGCAGGGGATATTTTCCCTGAGCACTCTTTAACAGTGAGTTTCAGAACACAGGTAACGTCCATCATCTCGTCGGGATAGCTGTTGTCGAACTTGCCGTAATGCTCCATCAGAACGTTGAGTGCGGCTCTTTTTCCTTCAGCGTCGGTCACAAACTCCACATTTCCTGAGCCGGAAACGCTCTCGAAGTTAAATGTCCAGCCGCAGGATGTATCCTTTTTTATCAGCTCACAGGAGGGAACAATGCTGAACGCCGCTTCGGCATTCTTTTTAAGCATATCAAGCTTACGGCCTTCGTTTGCGCAGTGCATGTATATCACTCCGTCCCTGTAGCCGTAGCTCATGGGCACAACATAGGGAATGTTTCCGTCGGCCAGTGCCAGATAGAGCACCTTGCCGCTTCTGAGCATCATTTCCGTCTGTTCTGCGCTTGCACGCTTCTTACTTCTTCTCATCGTAACCTGCCATTCTGAGTATTGTTTTATATTCGTTCTCCGAAACGGGCTGAACGGAGAGCCTTGAGCCCTTCCGCACCAGTTCCATGCCGGACAGTCTGTCGTCCGCTTTTATCTCTTTCAGGGTCACGACCCTGTCGAACTTGTCCACCAGTTTAACATCCACCATCATCCAGACGGGCTTTTCCGGAACGGATTTCGGGTCGTAGTGCTTCTCGGCGGGGTTGAACGCCGTATAGTCCGCATAGGCTTCGCAGGCTATCTCCGCCAGTCCCGCAACGCCCGGCTCCTCGCAGTTTGAGTGATAAAAAAGCACCCTGTCGCCCGCCTTCATATCATCCCGCATAAAGTTGCGTGCCTGATAGTTTCTCACGCCGTCCCATGGAGTTGTGCTGTCGGGTCTTTCCGCCAGATCGTCAACGGAGAAACAGCCGGGTTCGGATTTCATAAGCCAGTAGCGCATGTCAGCCTCACATTTATCTGGATTTTTGCTTCCGTTCGGAATATATTCCGCCTTTATACATCAAAAAGAGGAAAAAATGAACGACAGAAGTCTTGCCATCTTAACGGCAGTATTCATTTCTTCGCTGACCATAGCCTCCGTGCTTGCCAGCAAGATCATTACAATTGCGGGAGTGGTTGTCCCTGCGGGCATCCTTGCATATTCGGTCACATTCGTAATCTCCGATACCATTACGGAGATATGGGGCAGAAAAACGGCTAATAACGTTGTTATCGGCGGTTTTTTCAGCCTTGTCATTGTTGCTGTTCTCATCCAGATATCAATAGCTCTGCCCTCGGCACCCTTCTGGCAGAATCAGGACGCATATTCGTCAGTTCTTTCCACATCCGCCAGAATAATTTTCGCATCTCTGGTGGCATATCTCATCAGCCAGTATAATGACGTGTGGCTGTTCCATCTGATAAAAACGAAAACAGGCCAGAAACACCTCTGGCTGCGCAATAACCTTTCCACAGCCATGTCGCAGCTTCTGGATTCGGTTATCTTCATATTAATAGCTTTCTACGGAACAATGCCCGTTGTGCCGCTTATTCTCGGCCAATGGCTCATCAAACTGGTGATAGCGCTTGTCGACACACCGATAGTCTACCTTATGGTGCACCTTCTGCGCCACAAAAGACAGCCCGAAGCATCTGCTCAGGCTGAAACGGTATAAACAAAAAAAGGCGGCCTTCAGGCCGCCTTATTATTATCATCCTGAGGCAAAAGCCGAAGGATCTCTCTCAGACTCCCAGAAGGAGCTTATCGTCGTCGATTCCGCTTCCCTTCACCTGCTCGAACATCTGCAACAGGTCTTTAACCGTCAGCCCCTTCTTGTCAGCACCCTTAACATCCACAACAATCTCGCCGCCGTGCATCATTATGATGCGTGAGCCGAACTCGATTGCCTGTTTCATGTTGTGGGTAACCATCAGACAGGTAAGGTTCATTTCATCCGCCAGACGCTTGGTCAGGTTCATGACCAGTTCGGCTGTCTTCGGGTCAAGCGCCGCAGTGTGCTCGTCCAGAAGCAGAATCTCCGGATTCGCCATTACAGCCATCAGCAGGGTGAGGCACTGTCTCTGTCCGCCGGAGAGAAGACCTGCGTTGGTCTTGAGCCTGTTTTCAAGCCCCAGCCCCAGATCCGCCAGTTTCTCTGCGAAATAATGCCTGTTCTTTCTGTTGACCCCTTTGGCAAACCACCTGCCCTGTCCTCTTTTATGGGCAATGGCCATGTTCTCCTCAATGGTGAGGGATTTTGCAGTGCCGCTCAGCGGATCCTGAAAAACGGAACCGATGAACTTTGCTCTTTTATAATCAGGCATCTTTGTGATGTCCCTGCCGTTTACGACAACGTTTCCGCCATCGGGGGTAAGTATTCCTGCGATAAGGTTGAGCATGGTTGATTTTCCCGCACCGTTGCTGCCGATGACGGTCACGAACTCACCTTTTTCTATGTTGAGACTAAGGTCGCCGATGGCGACGTTCTCGTTAACTGTTCCTGCGTTGAAAACCTTGCGCACGTTCATAAGATCGATCATTTGGCCACCCCTATGTTCTTGCGAAGTTTGGGGAATGTCAGAGCCAGAACCACTATCACCGCTGTGATGAGGTTAAGGTCGCCGGGGGAGAACCGGAACTCGCCTATCTGGAACGACAGGGCATAGGCTATCGCCATGCGGTACAGCATGGAGCCTAAAATTACTCCGACAACCGCACGCAGAACGCTCCGGCTGGAGAGCAGAGCTTCGCCCACTATTACCGATGCCAGACCCGCAACCACGGTTCCTATTCCCATGTTAACGTCCGCAAAACCCAGAAACTGGGCCGCCAAAGCTCCGCAGAGAGCAACAAGACCGTTGCTGAAGGATACTCCGATGAATATCATTCTGTCTGTGCTTATCCCCTGCGCACGAACCATCTTCATGTTGTCGCCTGTGGCTCTGAGCGCAAGCCCCATGTCTGTGTGAAAAAACCAGATGAGAAACAGCGCCGCCAGAAAAGCCGCCGCCGCAAACACCAGTATTCCAGCCGTCTGAGGCGAAAAACCCATGTTTTCGATGGGCGTGAAGATAGTGTCATAACCCAGAAGGGGCATGTTCGGCATCCCCATTATCCTCAGGATAATGGAATATGACGCTATCATGGTCAGGATCCCCGCCAGCAGGTTCAGAATCTTAAGCCTTGTGTTCAGAAACGCAGTGACAAATCCGGCGCACGCACCAGCAAGCCCCGCCGCAGCGACGGCATACCACGGGTTAACGCCCTTTGTTATCAGAACTGCGCACACAGCAGCGCC from Seleniivibrio woodruffii harbors:
- the ybaK gene encoding Cys-tRNA(Pro) deacylase yields the protein MSKEKYPVTQAVRVLRDNKAEFEPHLYDYVEKGGTKHSSESLGADIHTVIKTIILEDDTKTPIVVLMHGDKEISLKKLARDINVKTLKPCEPDTANRHTGYLVGGTSPFGTKRAMKVYMEKTIADLPRIFINGGKRGFLVNIAVSEVIRILKPVEVEVAIDK
- a CDS encoding ABC transporter permease; amino-acid sequence: MTQYAFLGAIEHGLVFSLMALGVFLTFRALDFPDLSVDGSFPLGAAVCAVLITKGVNPWYAVAAAGLAGACAGFVTAFLNTRLKILNLLAGILTMIASYSIILRIMGMPNMPLLGYDTIFTPIENMGFSPQTAGILVFAAAAFLAALFLIWFFHTDMGLALRATGDNMKMVRAQGISTDRMIFIGVSFSNGLVALCGALAAQFLGFADVNMGIGTVVAGLASVIVGEALLSSRSVLRAVVGVILGSMLYRMAIAYALSFQIGEFRFSPGDLNLITAVIVVLALTFPKLRKNIGVAK
- a CDS encoding pyridoxamine 5'-phosphate oxidase family protein, coding for MRRSKKRASAEQTEMMLRSGKVLYLALADGNIPYVVPMSYGYRDGVIYMHCANEGRKLDMLKKNAEAAFSIVPSCELIKKDTSCGWTFNFESVSGSGNVEFVTDAEGKRAALNVLMEHYGKFDNSYPDEMMDVTCVLKLTVKECSGKISPAPSVL
- a CDS encoding EVE domain-containing protein, translated to MRYWLMKSEPGCFSVDDLAERPDSTTPWDGVRNYQARNFMRDDMKAGDRVLFYHSNCEEPGVAGLAEIACEAYADYTAFNPAEKHYDPKSVPEKPVWMMVDVKLVDKFDRVVTLKEIKADDRLSGMELVRKGSRLSVQPVSENEYKTILRMAGYDEKK
- a CDS encoding helix-turn-helix domain-containing protein; translation: MFNSRVVSVAGFSLVFSYLLSFLFEGRVLYSVMEYHGAYEGRYVIIAIIAHFAGLVSCGFFVRSLNQAKRTVLAGMAVCFIITVPFFFPPNFLWIAALAAGGYASGCAVAAWGYFLKAFTPANRRIKTCADVLIFSNLLMIIINITAVQVSHYAGLVLSLIFVGSGMLLIRRLPAEQVLSEKRPAPVWDTRKPMVVLFLFVFIITINSGLMYQVMNPAFGHLSSLTSWYWSVPYIGALLIMRNLPDRVKRFVVLYIGMGLIILSFILFMVLGRGVADYLAVNTLMLGACGIFDLFWWSIIGEMMEHTENPAKTFGINLSANVLGILTGGAAGMAITSAEFPDSEVAVIALSVVCVTLAMLPLVNTVLVRRLRNHAYLMDETADETPVITPPEPLTAREQEVLPLILSGKSNKAIADSLFISESTVKSHVRNIFSKFGVATRAELISILLSNRQK
- a CDS encoding ABC transporter ATP-binding protein, with protein sequence MIDLMNVRKVFNAGTVNENVAIGDLSLNIEKGEFVTVIGSNGAGKSTMLNLIAGILTPDGGNVVVNGRDITKMPDYKRAKFIGSVFQDPLSGTAKSLTIEENMAIAHKRGQGRWFAKGVNRKNRHYFAEKLADLGLGLENRLKTNAGLLSGGQRQCLTLLMAVMANPEILLLDEHTAALDPKTAELVMNLTKRLADEMNLTCLMVTHNMKQAIEFGSRIIMMHGGEIVVDVKGADKKGLTVKDLLQMFEQVKGSGIDDDKLLLGV
- a CDS encoding queuosine precursor transporter, yielding MNDRSLAILTAVFISSLTIASVLASKIITIAGVVVPAGILAYSVTFVISDTITEIWGRKTANNVVIGGFFSLVIVAVLIQISIALPSAPFWQNQDAYSSVLSTSARIIFASLVAYLISQYNDVWLFHLIKTKTGQKHLWLRNNLSTAMSQLLDSVIFILIAFYGTMPVVPLILGQWLIKLVIALVDTPIVYLMVHLLRHKRQPEASAQAETV